Genomic segment of Rhodococcus rhodochrous:
CCACCGACGAGTACATCCGGACCGTGGCGGTCGGGAAATCCCCGGCCCAGCAGATCGCCGACGCCAAAGCCCTGCTCGATTCGGGTGCGATCACACCCACGGAGTACGAACACCTCAAGGCGCAGGCGCTCGGCAACGTCACGACCGGACGCGACGGCGTGCCCATCGCGTGAACCATCGGTGCGGGGAGGGCATCGAAGGACGGTGCCCTCCCATGGTCGGCTCGTGCGATCGTCGTGTCGCGTCGGGGCAGCCGGCGGTTGAAAATGCAAGGGTGACAGCGTAACCCGCAGCACCCTTGTTCCTCCGAATCGGATCGTGACCGCTCCTCGCGAGGGTCGGTGCACGATCGATGTCTCCTTCGTACACGAGAGGATCGTCATGTCGCATGACGTACGTCCCGACAGAGACGGGATGAGTGTGAAACAGGGCATCGCCGCAGGCACCTCGATCGGGGCCGCGATCATCCTGGCAACGGTCGGCGTCGTCCAGCTCTTCCAGGGCATCGCTGCGGTGGCCGAGGACGAAGTGTTCGTCCGGGGCGTGGAATACACGTTCAAGTTCGACTTCACCACGTGGGGATGGATCCACATCGTCCTCGGTGTCGTGATGCTGGTCGCCGGTCTCGCGTTGATGAGCGGTGCCACCTGGGCCCGTGTCACGGCGATCGTCCTCGCGGCGTTGTCGATCATCGCGAACTTCCTGTGGTTGCCGTACTACCCGTGGTGGTCGATCCTGATCATCGCGCTGGACGCGGTCGTGATCTGGGCGATCTCGACCTGGAACCCGCGCCCCGACTACTACTGACGCGACCGTGCAGGAAGACGGCCGCAGCGTCCGGGGCGATCCGGTCGCGAACGTCGCGGCCGATGACCCCCGATCGCGGACACGACGGAAAGCGCTGCACCTCACACTTCCCGGGTGTTGGGGTGCAGTGCTTTTCGCGTGCCTGTCCTTCACGCCGTCGCTGCTCCCGCGCGGCGGGATCCTGCAGGGGATGATCTGCGGGATCACCGCTGCGATCGGATACGGTCTCGGTGTGCTCGTCGCGTTCGTGTGGCGTGCGTTCGCCGACCGTCCTCCTCGGCCTCCCAAGGCGACGTCGTGGTGGACCTTCGGTGTCTGTGCGGTGGTCCTCTTCGCGGTCTTCTTCGGGCTCGGTCAGTACTGGCAGCACGAGATCCGTACTCTGATGGGGGGTTTCCGAGTACAACCTGGCACTTGCGGTCCTCTCCCCGCTCGTCGCGGTCGTGATGTTCGCTGTGCTGCTGGCGATCGGACGCGGTATCCGCGCTCTGTACCACTGGGCGGCACGGACACTCGACCGGTCGATCGGGCAGCGGGCCGCGAACGTCGTGGGGTGGGTTCTCGTCGCGGGACTCGTGTACGCGATCGTCTCCGGAGTGCTCCTCGGCGGCTTCATCGACGCCGCCAACGCGGCGTTCTCGGCGCGGGACACGAGAACCGAGGAAGGTGTGCAGCAACCGACGACCGCACTCCGCTCCGGTGGACCGGATTCGGTCGTTCCGTGGGATTCTCTCGGGTGGCAGGGTCGGATCTTCGTCGGGCAGGGCCCGACCACCGAGCAACTCGGCGAGTTCGCGGAAGGTCCTGCTCTGGAACCGATCCGGATCTACGCCGGCCTGGCATCGGCGGACGACACCGAGGATCGCGCGTCCCTCGCGGTCGAAGACCTCACGCGGGCAGGTGGATTCGAGCGTGAGAACCTGGTGGTGGTGACGACGACGGGCAGTGGATGGGTGGACCCGGCTCTGGTGGACTCGGTCGAGTACCTCACCGGCGGTGATGTCGCGACCGTGGCGATCCAGTACTCCTACCTGCCCTCGTGGATCTCCTATCTCGTCGACCAGTCGAAGGCGAGGGAAGCCGGACGCGACCTGTTCGACGCGGTCTACGACGTCTGGTCCAAGCTTCCCCAGGACGCCCGCCCCCGACTGCTCGTGGCCGGGGAGAGCCTCGGTTCGTTCGGTGGGGAGACCGCCTTCAGCGGCGAGTACGACCTGCGCAATCGCACGGCGGGCACGGTCTTCGCCGGACCGCCGAACTTCAACGTCCTCTTCCGGGAGTTCAGCGATCACCGTGACGACGGCAGCCCGGAGATCGAGCCGGTCTTCCGGGACGGCCGCACGGTGCGATTCACGAACGATCCGCAGGCGGGGATCCCGCCCGCGGACAGTCCGTGGGAGGGAAGTCGGGTGCTGTATCTGATGCATCCGTCCGACCCGATCGTCTGGTGGAGTCCACGTCTGATCACGAGAGAACCGGATTGGATCGGCGAGGCCCCCGGGCGCGACGTGCTCGAGGACATGGTGTGGATACCGTTCGTGACCTTCTGGCAGATCACGGCCGATCTGCCCTTCTCCACGGGCGTTCCCGCCGGCCACGGCCACAAGTACAGCACCGAGTACGTCGACGCCTGGGCCGTCGTCCTCCAGCCCTCGGACGTCACGACCGAGGACCTCGACTCCCTGAAAAGTATTGTCGGAGAGGAAGAATGAGACGGAAAGGCGAGGAGCCGGGTCAGGGAGAGGTCAGCGCGCCACGAGACGCCGCCACCAACCGGTCTTCGGCTCCGGGACGGTGATCTGCGGGACCGGGGTACGCAACGTGAAACTCCACGTCTCGATCTCGCGCGGGTCCGGCTCGTCGGCGCGACGACCGACGTAGCGGAATCCGAGCCACGCGCCGTGGGCCTCCTCGACGAGCTTGCGCGGGTGGAAGGGGAGGGACTCCGGGGGCGGCGGGATGTTCGGCGGCCAGCGGAGCGGGTGTTCACCCGCCCAGAACGGTCGTTCCCACACGAACGGCAGGCCCTCGTCCTCGAAGAACTCGACCGTGTTCGCCCCGAAGCTGCGCCGCAGCCTGCCGCACTCCCACACGGCGAACGATCCCCACGCGCCGCCCGGATCGGAGGCCAGCAGGCAGGTGCGTTGCGCGGCGGGTGTACGCAACCACATCGCGGGAAGCTCCGACGGGTGGCGCAGGGCGAATCGGTGGCTCGATACGACCGTCACGCCGGGGTAACTGCCGACCCAGAATCGTTCGACCCCGTCCTCGCCGGCTGTGCCCGGCCCGTCGGTACCACCGACCTCGGTCAGCGGTACCCGCACGCCGGGGTCGACCTGGAGATCGGGGAACAGGCGCGACAGAAGTGCTTGCGCCGCATCGCGATCCGGGGCGAACTCACGCAGGACCGCTGCGGGATCGGGTGCGTCGACGTACCAGAGCGTCGACACCGTCGCCGACATCGCCGACGTCTTCCTCAGACGCGTCCGTTACTGCGCACACCGAGCAGCACGTCGTCCCACGAGGGGAGCGCGGGCTTGCCGCGCTTGTCCTTCGCGGGAGCCTGGGACGTGCGCGAAGCGTCGGCGTCGTCGGGCACCGTGACGGCGACGGTGGTCTCCTCGGCAGCGACCGGCTCGGGAGCCGGTTCTTCGGCAGCGGGGGACTCCAGTGCGATCGGGGCGTGACGCTCGGCGTTCTCGGCCTCGGTGGAATCGTCGACGTCGCGCGCCGAGTAGACCGGGGTCAGGTAGCGCAGGGGCCGGCCGCAGTCGGGATCCACCAGGTCGGCCGCGATGTCGTCGAGCGCGGTGATCGTGCCGCCGTGTGCGTCGGGCTGGTACCGCCAGTGGGCGCGGTTCGTGGAACGACCGGCATGCCACCGCAGCTGCGCGACCCAGAATCCTTCGTCGTCGCGCCAGGCATCCCATTCGGCCTCGTCGAGGCTGTGCCCACGGGCGCGGAACGCCTGCGTGACGACTTCCTGGAGGGTCTCGACGGCGGGACCGTCGGGGCGGATGGGATGGCCCTTCTTGGCCATGTCGGCGGCCCGGGACCGCTCGAGCAGGACGGGATAGGCGAACCGTTCGACCTTGGCGACCGGGATCCCGGCCTCGTCGGCCACCTGTTCGACCGAGGCGCCGCCGCGGATGCGGGCCTGGATCTCGCGAGGGCGGAGCTGGCTGGTCGTCTCGATCTGGATCTGCCCGAGACGGGCCAGATCTCCGCGAGCGGCCGCGCGCAGGGTGTCGTCGACGGGAATGCGGAACTTGTCCCCCGTCGTGGGATCGGCGAGCACCACATGCTTAGCATCGGGCTCGAGACCGACCACTCGAAGCTCTCGCACCTTGACCTCCTCGCGCCGATCGCGATTGACCCGCCCGACTGTAACCGACCTGGATATTTTTCGTGGCCGGACACGCCGCGCCACGCCGAGCGACATCGCAAGAAATCCGACGCGGCGCGTTATCGTCCAGGGTTCGCCGAAATGTCTCGATGCGAGGTCGAGACTATGACGACAACGGGGCCGGGTCCGACATCGGACCCGGCCCCGCTGCGCGAGGTGCTCAGAGCTGGGAGACGACCCAGTCGATGCTCTTGGTCAGCTGCGTGACGTCCTCGGGATCGATGGCCGGGAACATGCCGATGCGCAGCTGGTTGCGGCCGAGCTTGCGGTACGGCTCGGTGTCGACGATGCCGTTGGCCCGCAGGATCTTCGCGACCTGCGCCGCGTCGACGGAGTCGGCGAAGTCGACGGTGCCGACGACCTGCGAACGCAGCGACGGATCGGCGACGAACGGCGTCGCGTACTCGGACGCCTCGGCCCACTCGTACAGGCGCGAGGACGAATCCTTCGTGCGCGCGACGGCCCAGTCGAGACCGCCGTTGCTGTTGAGCCACTCGATCTGGTTGGCGAACAGCAGCAGGGTGGCCAGCGCCGGGGTGTTGTAGGTCTGGTCCTTGCTGCTGTTGTCGACGGCGATCGGCAGCGACAGGAACTCGGGGGTGAAGCGACCCGACTCCTTGATCTCGGCGACACGCTCGAGCGCGGCCGGGCTCATCAGCGCGATCCACAGGCCACCGTCGGCGGCGAAGCACTTCTGCGGGGCGAAGTAGTACACGTCGGTGTCGGAGATGTTCACCGGCAGGCCGCCGGCACCCGAGGTCGCGTCGATCGCGATCAGAGCGTTGTCGGAACCGGCAGGACGCTGCACGGGAACCGCGACACCCGTCGAGGTCTCGTTGTGCGCCCAGCCGATGAGGTCGGCCGACGCGTCGGCGACGATCTCCGGAGCCGAGCCCGGCTCCGAACCCACGACGATCGGATCGCCGATGAACGGGTTCTTCTTCGCGACCGTCGCGAACTTCGACGAGAACTCGCCGTAGGTGAAGTGCTGCGAGCGCTCCCGGATCAGACCGAAGGCCGCGGCGTCCCAGAAGGCGGTGGTGCCACCGTTGCCGAGGACGACCTCGTAGCCCTCGGGCAGGGAGAACAGGTCGCGCAGACCCGAGCGGACACGGGCGACGACGTCCTTGACCGGCTTCTGCCGGTGGCTGGTGCCGAACACCGAAGCGCCGACGTCGACCAGCGACTGCAGCTGCTCGGGACGAACCTTGGACGGGCCGCAGCCGAAGCGGCCGTCTGCGGGCTTGAGGTCGGCGGGAATGATCGGTGACGCGTCTGCCATCGGAATGCGTGTCCTAAGAGTCGAGGGACATGGTGCACAGGTAGTCTAGACCGCCCCCTCGGAGCCCCCGCCGGGCGCTGGTCGGCCCGGCAGGGGAAGAGGCATCAGCGATGCGTGATCGAATCCCAGCCCGTGACCTCGGAGGCAGGGCGCGGATCGGGGCCGGTGTAGATCGCCGCGGGACGCACGAGCTTGCCCAGACGCTTCTGCTCGAGGATGTGGGCGCACCAGCCGGCGGTCCGTCCGCAGGTGAACATCGCGGGCATCATCGCTGCGGGGACCTCGGCGAAATCGAGGATCACCGCGGCCCAGAACTCGACATTGGTCTCGATCGCCCGGTCGGGACGACGCTCGCGCAGCTCGGCCAGGGCGGCCTGCTCGAGCGCGGCCGCCGCCTCGAAACGAGGAGCGTCGAGCCGCTGGGCGGTGCTGCGCAGCACCCGGGCGCGGGGGTCCTCGGCGCGGTAGACGCGGTGACCGAAGCCCATGAGCTTCTCCTTGCGGTCGAGGATGCCCTTGACCAGGCCGCGCGGATCGCCGGTGCGTTCGGTCTCCTCGATCATCGGCAGCACGCGCGCCGGGGCGCCGCCGTGCAGCGGGCCGGACATCGCGCCGACCGCGCCCGAGAGCGAGGCGGCCGCGTCCGCGCCGGTCGAGGCGATGACCCGGGCGGTGAACGTCGAGGCGTTCATGCCGTGCTCGGCCGCCGACACCCAGTAGGCGTCGATCGCCTCGACGTGCTTGGGATCCGGGTCGCCCTTCCAGCGGACCATGAAGCGTTCGGTGACGGTGCTCGCCTCGTCGATGCGCTGCTGCGGCACGGCGGGCTGGTAGATGCCGCGGGCGGACTGGGCGACATAGGACAGGGCCATCACCGCGGCGCGGGCGAGATTGTCGCGGGCGGTCGCGTCGTCGATGTCGAGCAGCGGACGGAAGCCCCAGATGGGTGCGAGCATCGCGAGACCGGCCTGGACGTCGACGCGCACGTCGCCGGTGTGGATCGGGAGGGGGAACGGCTCGGCCGGGTGCAGGCCGCGACCGAACTCGCCGTCGACGAGCAGGGCCCACACGTCGCCGAAGGTGACTCCCTTCTCGACGAGCTCTTCGATATCGACCCCGCGATAGCGCAGTGCGCCACCGTCCTTGTCGGGCTCGGCGATGTCGCTCGTGAAGGCGACAACGCCTTCGAGTCCTGCGACGAAATCCTCGGGAACTGACGCGCTCGCTGCCATGACGGTTGGGCTCTCCTCGTTCGAGCACGGCCCGGTCCGGGCCGCGCTGCCGGTGGAATGAGGTCACCGTCAGGTGTGA
This window contains:
- a CDS encoding DUF6928 family protein encodes the protein MSATVSTLWYVDAPDPAAVLREFAPDRDAAQALLSRLFPDLQVDPGVRVPLTEVGGTDGPGTAGEDGVERFWVGSYPGVTVVSSHRFALRHPSELPAMWLRTPAAQRTCLLASDPGGAWGSFAVWECGRLRRSFGANTVEFFEDEGLPFVWERPFWAGEHPLRWPPNIPPPPESLPFHPRKLVEEAHGAWLGFRYVGRRADEPDPREIETWSFTLRTPVPQITVPEPKTGWWRRLVAR
- a CDS encoding citrate synthase 2, which codes for MAASASVPEDFVAGLEGVVAFTSDIAEPDKDGGALRYRGVDIEELVEKGVTFGDVWALLVDGEFGRGLHPAEPFPLPIHTGDVRVDVQAGLAMLAPIWGFRPLLDIDDATARDNLARAAVMALSYVAQSARGIYQPAVPQQRIDEASTVTERFMVRWKGDPDPKHVEAIDAYWVSAAEHGMNASTFTARVIASTGADAAASLSGAVGAMSGPLHGGAPARVLPMIEETERTGDPRGLVKGILDRKEKLMGFGHRVYRAEDPRARVLRSTAQRLDAPRFEAAAALEQAALAELRERRPDRAIETNVEFWAAVILDFAEVPAAMMPAMFTCGRTAGWCAHILEQKRLGKLVRPAAIYTGPDPRPASEVTGWDSITHR
- the sepH gene encoding septation protein SepH encodes the protein MRELRVVGLEPDAKHVVLADPTTGDKFRIPVDDTLRAAARGDLARLGQIQIETTSQLRPREIQARIRGGASVEQVADEAGIPVAKVERFAYPVLLERSRAADMAKKGHPIRPDGPAVETLQEVVTQAFRARGHSLDEAEWDAWRDDEGFWVAQLRWHAGRSTNRAHWRYQPDAHGGTITALDDIAADLVDPDCGRPLRYLTPVYSARDVDDSTEAENAERHAPIALESPAAEEPAPEPVAAEETTVAVTVPDDADASRTSQAPAKDKRGKPALPSWDDVLLGVRSNGRV
- a CDS encoding alpha/beta hydrolase: MFAVLLAIGRGIRALYHWAARTLDRSIGQRAANVVGWVLVAGLVYAIVSGVLLGGFIDAANAAFSARDTRTEEGVQQPTTALRSGGPDSVVPWDSLGWQGRIFVGQGPTTEQLGEFAEGPALEPIRIYAGLASADDTEDRASLAVEDLTRAGGFERENLVVVTTTGSGWVDPALVDSVEYLTGGDVATVAIQYSYLPSWISYLVDQSKAREAGRDLFDAVYDVWSKLPQDARPRLLVAGESLGSFGGETAFSGEYDLRNRTAGTVFAGPPNFNVLFREFSDHRDDGSPEIEPVFRDGRTVRFTNDPQAGIPPADSPWEGSRVLYLMHPSDPIVWWSPRLITREPDWIGEAPGRDVLEDMVWIPFVTFWQITADLPFSTGVPAGHGHKYSTEYVDAWAVVLQPSDVTTEDLDSLKSIVGEEE
- the serC gene encoding phosphoserine transaminase — translated: MADASPIIPADLKPADGRFGCGPSKVRPEQLQSLVDVGASVFGTSHRQKPVKDVVARVRSGLRDLFSLPEGYEVVLGNGGTTAFWDAAAFGLIRERSQHFTYGEFSSKFATVAKKNPFIGDPIVVGSEPGSAPEIVADASADLIGWAHNETSTGVAVPVQRPAGSDNALIAIDATSGAGGLPVNISDTDVYYFAPQKCFAADGGLWIALMSPAALERVAEIKESGRFTPEFLSLPIAVDNSSKDQTYNTPALATLLLFANQIEWLNSNGGLDWAVARTKDSSSRLYEWAEASEYATPFVADPSLRSQVVGTVDFADSVDAAQVAKILRANGIVDTEPYRKLGRNQLRIGMFPAIDPEDVTQLTKSIDWVVSQL